A portion of the Streptomyces sp. YPW6 genome contains these proteins:
- a CDS encoding prevent-host-death family protein: MSTARLEAETESVSFTDLSRNPKGVAARAAALGRLRVTHRDAPDMILTTAVRAEDAEENLTTASRLFLALMKQDDGARALLLALPEVFPWARHLDAEEVRAFTVELLEALSDAAELGAGEAVHRAIVSWRATARINADPEQLQESLRPLDGDEHGSVEVRG; the protein is encoded by the coding sequence ATGTCGACCGCACGTCTGGAAGCAGAAACGGAATCCGTCTCCTTCACCGACCTCTCCCGCAATCCCAAGGGCGTCGCGGCCAGAGCTGCTGCCTTGGGGCGGCTTCGGGTCACGCACCGGGACGCGCCGGACATGATCCTGACCACGGCCGTGCGTGCGGAGGATGCGGAGGAGAACCTGACCACCGCCTCGCGGCTCTTCCTCGCGCTGATGAAGCAGGACGACGGTGCCAGGGCACTCCTCCTCGCACTGCCCGAGGTGTTCCCCTGGGCGCGGCATCTGGACGCGGAAGAGGTTCGGGCCTTCACCGTCGAGCTTCTTGAAGCGCTTTCGGACGCCGCCGAATTGGGGGCGGGAGAGGCCGTGCATCGCGCGATCGTCTCCTGGCGCGCCACGGCTCGCATCAACGCCGATCCCGAGCAGCTCCAGGAATCGCTGCGTCCGCTCGACGGTGATGAGCACGGCAGCGTCGAGGTGCGTGGGTGA
- a CDS encoding pyridoxal phosphate-dependent aminotransferase, producing MTQGRPTQGRPTEERPAPGRGPLNRRLAGFGTTIFAEMSALAQQTGSINLGQGFPDTDGPEEIREAAVRALRAGHGNQYPPGPGVPELRNAVAAHQERFYGLTWSPETEVLVTTGATEAIAASLLGLLEPDDEVIAFEPYYDSYAACIAMAGAQRVPLTLRAPHFRPDLDELRTLITPRTRLLLLNTPHNPTGTVLTPDELTGIAALAVEHDLLVVTDEVYEHLVFTGAHHPIAALPGMRERTVSVSSSGKTFSYTGWKIGWVTGDAPLVAAVRTAKQYLTFVSGGPFQYAIAEALALPDTFFTGFRADMHRKRDLLAKGLRAAGFRVYEPEGTYFITTDISPFGDEDAYAFCRALPERCGVAAVPVSVFYDDPEAGRSQVRFTFCKKDDVLESAVERLARLG from the coding sequence ATGACACAGGGACGACCGACCCAGGGACGACCGACCGAGGAGCGCCCGGCACCGGGACGAGGGCCGCTCAACCGCCGCCTCGCCGGATTCGGCACGACGATCTTCGCCGAGATGTCCGCGCTGGCCCAGCAGACCGGCTCCATCAACCTCGGCCAGGGCTTCCCCGACACCGACGGACCCGAGGAGATCCGGGAGGCGGCGGTCCGGGCCCTGCGCGCGGGGCACGGCAACCAGTACCCGCCCGGCCCCGGCGTCCCGGAACTGCGCAACGCCGTCGCCGCCCACCAGGAGCGCTTCTACGGCCTGACCTGGTCCCCGGAGACGGAGGTCCTGGTGACGACCGGGGCCACGGAGGCGATCGCCGCCTCCCTGCTCGGTCTCCTCGAACCGGACGACGAGGTCATCGCGTTCGAGCCGTACTACGACTCGTACGCCGCCTGCATCGCCATGGCGGGCGCCCAGCGCGTACCGCTCACCCTGCGCGCCCCGCACTTCCGTCCGGACCTCGACGAACTCCGCACCCTGATCACCCCGCGCACCCGCCTGCTGCTGCTGAACACCCCGCACAACCCGACCGGCACCGTGCTCACCCCGGACGAACTGACCGGGATCGCGGCCCTCGCGGTCGAGCACGACCTCCTGGTCGTCACCGACGAGGTATACGAGCACCTCGTCTTCACCGGGGCGCACCACCCGATCGCCGCGCTCCCCGGGATGCGCGAGCGCACGGTGTCCGTCTCGTCGTCGGGGAAGACGTTCTCGTACACCGGGTGGAAGATCGGCTGGGTGACCGGCGACGCGCCGCTGGTGGCGGCGGTGCGCACGGCGAAGCAGTATCTGACCTTCGTCAGCGGGGGCCCGTTCCAGTACGCGATCGCCGAGGCGCTGGCCCTGCCGGACACGTTCTTCACCGGCTTCCGGGCCGACATGCACCGCAAGCGGGACCTGCTGGCGAAGGGCCTGCGCGCCGCGGGCTTCCGGGTGTACGAGCCGGAGGGGACGTACTTCATCACCACCGACATCTCCCCGTTCGGCGACGAGGACGCCTACGCCTTCTGCCGCGCGCTGCCGGAGCGCTGCGGGGTGGCGGCGGTGCCGGTCTCGGTCTTCTACGACGACCCGGAGGCGGGCCGCAGCCAGGTCCGCTTCACGTTCTGCAAGAAGGACGACGTGCTGGAGTCGGCCGTGGAGCGGCTGGCCCGGCTGGGCTGA
- the fbaA gene encoding class II fructose-bisphosphate aldolase gives MPIATPEAYAEMLDRAKAGKFAYPAINVTSSQTLHAALRGFAEAESDGIVQISTGGAEFLGGQHNKDMVTGAVALAEFAHIVAAKYDVTIALHTDHCPKDKLDGYVRPLLDVSAERVAKGLNPLFQSHMWDGSAETLADNLAIGQELLAKAAAAKIILEVEITPTGGEEDGVTHEINDELYTTVDDALRTAEALGLGEKGRYLLAASFGNVHGVYKPGNVVLRPELLKDLQAGVSEKYGKPAGSQPFDFVFHGGSGSTAEEIVTALENGVVKMNLDTDTQYAFTRPVADHMFRNYDGVLKVDGEVGNKKTYDPRTWGKLAEAGMATRVTEACANLRSTGTKLK, from the coding sequence ATGCCCATCGCAACCCCCGAGGCTTACGCCGAGATGCTCGACCGGGCAAAGGCGGGCAAGTTCGCCTACCCGGCCATCAACGTGACCTCGTCCCAGACCCTGCACGCCGCCCTGCGCGGCTTCGCGGAGGCCGAGAGCGACGGCATCGTCCAGATCTCCACCGGTGGTGCGGAGTTCCTGGGCGGCCAGCACAACAAGGACATGGTCACGGGCGCGGTCGCCCTGGCCGAGTTCGCGCACATCGTCGCGGCGAAGTACGACGTCACCATCGCGCTGCACACGGACCACTGCCCCAAGGACAAGCTGGACGGGTACGTACGTCCGCTGCTCGACGTCTCCGCCGAGCGCGTCGCCAAGGGTCTGAACCCGCTGTTCCAGTCCCACATGTGGGACGGTTCGGCCGAGACCCTCGCCGACAACCTGGCCATCGGCCAGGAGCTGCTGGCCAAGGCCGCCGCCGCCAAGATCATTCTTGAGGTCGAGATCACCCCGACCGGCGGTGAGGAGGACGGCGTCACGCACGAGATCAACGACGAGCTGTACACGACCGTCGACGACGCGCTGCGCACCGCCGAGGCGCTCGGCCTGGGCGAGAAGGGCCGCTACCTGCTGGCCGCCTCCTTCGGCAACGTCCACGGTGTCTACAAGCCGGGCAACGTCGTGCTCCGCCCCGAGCTGCTGAAGGACCTCCAGGCGGGCGTCTCCGAGAAGTACGGCAAGCCGGCCGGCAGCCAGCCGTTCGACTTCGTCTTCCACGGCGGCTCGGGCTCCACCGCCGAGGAGATCGTCACCGCGCTGGAGAACGGCGTCGTGAAGATGAACCTGGACACCGACACCCAGTACGCCTTCACCCGCCCGGTCGCGGACCACATGTTCCGCAACTACGACGGTGTCCTGAAGGTCGACGGCGAGGTCGGCAACAAGAAGACCTACGACCCCCGCACCTGGGGCAAGCTCGCCGAGGCGGGCATGGCCACGCGCGTCACCGAGGCCTGCGCGAACCTGCGCTCCACGGGCACGAAGCTGAAGTAG
- a CDS encoding SRPBCC domain-containing protein, translating into MEHEVFVPVPVPTLLRTLDDPARVARCVPGLQQDADASASPLAGRLKLRAGGHTITYRGELRLTGPEGDRFSVTGKGVEARGTGAVELALTIGLTAADGGTTVAYSGTADGDGRLVELAEGAALAAAHRLLDRFTQQLVTESLAAPDDEDAGPAPDADSGPDAGPASHAAAVADADADAGPAPDTDADAVAAEGLAGDEDGGDGGDAEGGADAVPGEVPGDDADPDTDAGSDGSRSVFDSPVPPPSLDPVAGVEFTVPDEPPAEAAHARRTMIGRSAEEVDHAPPRGRYAPVPSPEAGGASTTLRWVAPAAALAVASAVVLGRALRRRRP; encoded by the coding sequence ATGGAGCATGAGGTGTTCGTTCCGGTTCCCGTCCCGACGTTGCTGCGCACCCTGGACGATCCCGCCCGGGTCGCCCGCTGCGTCCCCGGTCTCCAGCAGGACGCCGACGCGTCGGCGTCGCCCCTGGCGGGCCGGCTGAAGCTGCGGGCGGGCGGCCACACCATCACCTACCGGGGCGAGCTGCGGCTCACCGGGCCGGAGGGAGACCGCTTCTCCGTCACCGGCAAGGGGGTGGAGGCCCGGGGCACCGGTGCGGTCGAGCTGGCCCTGACCATCGGCCTCACGGCGGCGGACGGCGGGACGACGGTCGCCTACAGCGGTACGGCCGACGGCGACGGGCGGCTGGTCGAGCTGGCGGAGGGCGCGGCGCTCGCGGCCGCCCACCGGCTCCTGGACCGCTTCACCCAGCAGCTGGTGACGGAGTCCCTGGCGGCGCCCGACGACGAGGACGCCGGTCCCGCTCCCGATGCCGACTCCGGCCCTGACGCCGGTCCCGCTTCCCACGCGGCCGCCGTCGCGGATGCCGATGCCGATGCCGGTCCCGCTCCCGACACGGACGCCGACGCCGTGGCCGCGGAGGGGCTTGCGGGCGACGAGGACGGCGGAGACGGCGGGGACGCCGAGGGCGGCGCCGATGCCGTTCCGGGCGAAGTCCCGGGGGACGACGCCGACCCCGATACCGACGCGGGCTCCGACGGCTCCCGGTCCGTCTTCGACTCGCCCGTGCCGCCGCCCTCGCTCGATCCCGTCGCCGGGGTGGAGTTCACCGTCCCGGACGAGCCGCCCGCCGAGGCCGCGCACGCCCGCCGCACCATGATCGGGCGCAGCGCCGAGGAGGTCGACCACGCGCCGCCGCGCGGCCGCTACGCCCCCGTGCCCTCCCCGGAGGCGGGCGGTGCGAGCACCACCCTGCGGTGGGTCGCCCCCGCCGCCGCCCTCGCGGTCGCCTCCGCCGTGGTGCTGGGCCGGGCGTTGCGGCGCCGCAGGCCGTGA
- a CDS encoding DUF2617 family protein, with the protein MLTTLQTAYSDTRAADLAWMLGREPLPALAVLDLRFDGAELQLRLLGASHQVLLQEEHGVCSETVACMPGSSTPLPLGVSKRLGDREYEFAARVETLTQGQFAGRAQELLALVSDHPHGLVGTFPGSPYAFTAMLAQRTEGQVRWRTWHAYPQEGQLVVTRTRVGARIPAPAG; encoded by the coding sequence ATGCTCACCACCCTCCAGACGGCCTACTCCGATACCCGCGCCGCCGACCTGGCCTGGATGCTGGGGCGGGAGCCGCTGCCCGCCCTGGCGGTCCTCGACCTCCGGTTCGACGGCGCCGAACTCCAGTTGAGGCTGCTCGGCGCCTCCCACCAGGTGCTTCTCCAGGAGGAGCACGGGGTCTGCTCCGAGACCGTGGCCTGCATGCCCGGCAGCAGCACCCCCCTTCCCCTCGGCGTCTCGAAGCGCCTGGGGGACCGGGAGTACGAATTCGCGGCGCGGGTGGAGACCCTGACCCAGGGGCAGTTCGCCGGGCGCGCGCAGGAACTGCTCGCCCTGGTCAGCGACCACCCGCACGGTCTGGTGGGCACGTTCCCCGGCAGCCCGTACGCCTTCACCGCGATGCTCGCCCAGCGCACCGAGGGGCAGGTGCGGTGGCGCACCTGGCACGCGTACCCGCAGGAGGGGCAGTTGGTGGTGACCCGGACCCGGGTGGGGGCCCGGATTCCCGCACCCGCGGGCTGA
- a CDS encoding YbjN domain-containing protein — protein MSIDPSSIPNFGGQPEPQAAGPEGPVVPDQDLVKQLLDQMELKYVVDDEGDLAAPWEEFRTYFMFRGEAEQQVFSVRTFYDRPHDLDQRPVLLDAIDDWNRRTLWPKVYTHAHEGEEGETGSVRLIGEAQMLIGTGVSLEHFVSSTVSWVRASIEFDKWLVDRLGIQPAEGKTDGEEPAGA, from the coding sequence GTGAGCATCGATCCGTCCTCGATTCCTAATTTCGGGGGCCAGCCCGAACCGCAGGCGGCAGGACCGGAGGGCCCCGTCGTCCCTGACCAGGACCTCGTCAAGCAGCTCCTCGACCAGATGGAGCTGAAGTACGTCGTCGACGACGAGGGCGACCTCGCGGCGCCGTGGGAGGAGTTCCGGACGTACTTCATGTTCCGCGGCGAGGCGGAGCAGCAGGTCTTCTCGGTCCGTACGTTCTACGACCGGCCGCACGACCTGGACCAGCGTCCCGTCCTGCTGGACGCCATCGACGACTGGAACCGCCGCACCCTGTGGCCCAAGGTCTACACCCACGCCCACGAGGGCGAGGAGGGCGAGACGGGTTCCGTCCGGCTGATCGGTGAGGCGCAGATGCTCATCGGCACCGGCGTCAGCCTGGAGCACTTCGTCTCCTCGACGGTGAGCTGGGTGCGCGCCTCGATCGAGTTCGACAAGTGGCTCGTCGACCGCCTCGGCATCCAGCCCGCCGAGGGCAAGACGGACGGCGAGGAGCCCGCGGGCGCCTAG
- the pyrE gene encoding orotate phosphoribosyltransferase: protein MTDVRADLLQQIKDKAVVHGKVTLSSGLEADWYIDLRRITLDGRAAPLVGQVMLDATAELDYDCVGGLTLGADPVATSMLHASAARGETLDAFVVRKAQKAHGMQRRIEGTDVKGRRCLVVEDTSTTGGSPLTAVEAVREAGGEVVAVAVIVERGAAPAIAEAGLPYVAVYSVADLDLS from the coding sequence ATGACTGACGTACGCGCTGACCTGCTCCAGCAGATCAAGGACAAGGCCGTGGTGCACGGCAAGGTGACCCTCTCCTCGGGGCTGGAAGCCGACTGGTACATCGACCTGCGCCGGATCACGCTGGACGGCAGGGCCGCGCCGCTGGTCGGGCAGGTCATGCTCGACGCCACCGCCGAGCTGGACTACGACTGCGTCGGCGGGCTGACGCTCGGGGCCGACCCGGTCGCCACCTCGATGCTGCACGCCTCCGCCGCCCGGGGGGAGACACTCGACGCGTTCGTCGTCCGCAAGGCGCAGAAGGCGCACGGGATGCAGCGCCGGATCGAGGGCACGGACGTGAAGGGCCGTCGCTGCCTGGTCGTCGAGGACACCTCGACCACGGGCGGCTCGCCGCTGACCGCCGTCGAGGCCGTCCGTGAGGCGGGTGGCGAGGTCGTCGCCGTCGCCGTGATCGTCGAGCGCGGGGCCGCCCCGGCCATCGCCGAGGCCGGCCTGCCGTACGTCGCCGTCTACTCGGTGGCCGATCTCGACCTGAGCTGA
- a CDS encoding MalY/PatB family protein → MGAPYDFDTAVDRRGTWCVQWDGVADRFGVDGLLPFTISDMDFATAPEVLAALRARLDHGVFGYTTWQQDDFRSAIAHWYATRYGTGIDTGQLVYGPSVLNQLSQLLQMWTGEGDGVVVHTPVYDGFRKAVTGLGRELRGVPVGDEEALERELARPDAKVLVLCSPHNPTGRVWTAGELARTAALAERYGVAVISDEIHADFVHDDGAGRVHVPWTRVAGEGRWALITSGSKAFNFPALTGSYGFIGDPGDRAEFLRRMETAEGLASPAVLSLTAHIAAYREGAAWLDAVRTYVAGNLELVAERLGAAFPELGWRPPQAGYLAWIDLRPLGVAEDALQRVLVEREKVAIMGGSVYGAPGFVRLNVGCPREKAVRGVEALIRAAGSLRTSPCGD, encoded by the coding sequence ATGGGTGCGCCCTACGATTTCGACACCGCCGTCGACCGCCGGGGCACCTGGTGCGTCCAGTGGGACGGGGTCGCCGACCGGTTCGGGGTCGACGGCCTGCTGCCGTTCACCATCTCCGACATGGACTTCGCCACGGCCCCCGAGGTCCTGGCCGCGCTCCGGGCCCGCCTGGACCACGGCGTGTTCGGCTACACCACCTGGCAGCAGGACGACTTCCGCTCGGCGATAGCCCACTGGTACGCCACCCGGTACGGCACCGGGATCGACACCGGACAGCTCGTCTACGGGCCGTCCGTGCTCAACCAGCTCTCCCAGCTGCTCCAGATGTGGACGGGCGAGGGGGACGGTGTCGTCGTCCACACCCCGGTGTACGACGGTTTCCGCAAGGCCGTCACCGGGCTCGGGCGGGAGCTGCGCGGGGTGCCGGTGGGCGACGAGGAGGCGTTGGAGCGGGAGCTGGCCCGTCCGGACGCGAAGGTGCTGGTGCTGTGCTCGCCGCACAATCCGACCGGCCGGGTGTGGACGGCCGGTGAGCTGGCGCGGACGGCGGCGCTCGCCGAGCGGTACGGGGTCGCGGTGATCAGCGACGAGATCCACGCGGACTTCGTGCACGACGACGGTGCCGGGCGGGTCCACGTGCCGTGGACGCGGGTGGCGGGCGAGGGCCGGTGGGCGCTGATCACCTCCGGGTCGAAGGCGTTCAACTTTCCCGCGCTGACCGGGTCGTACGGGTTCATCGGGGACCCGGGTGACCGGGCGGAGTTCCTGCGGCGGATGGAGACGGCGGAGGGGCTGGCGTCGCCGGCCGTCCTGTCGCTGACCGCGCATATCGCGGCGTACCGGGAGGGTGCGGCCTGGCTCGACGCGGTGCGGACGTACGTGGCGGGGAACCTGGAACTCGTCGCGGAGCGGCTGGGGGCCGCCTTCCCCGAGCTGGGCTGGCGACCGCCGCAGGCCGGGTACCTGGCCTGGATCGACCTGCGGCCGCTGGGGGTGGCCGAGGACGCGTTGCAGCGGGTGCTGGTGGAACGGGAGAAGGTGGCGATCATGGGCGGCTCCGTCTACGGGGCGCCGGGGTTCGTCCGGCTGAACGTGGGGTGCCCCCGGGAGAAGGCGGTGCGGGGCGTGGAGGCGCTGATCCGCGCGGCGGGGAGCCTGAGAACGAGCCC
- a CDS encoding aldose 1-epimerase, translating into MSRSEENIRLSVGAAELTVDPVHGCRISSLRIGSTELLRQGDRYGCFPMVPWCGRTGYGTFRNGDEPHELPLNSPPHAIHGTGRDTSWRPAHTAAEVAEGRAAFYYDLAEPWPYEGRVTQTFELTEDTLTLGLAVETYGTSFPAQAGWHPWFHRTLDGRDAELSFDAAWQEERGADHLPTGRRIDPRPGPWDDCFGMPDGVDVKLTWPERLELTVKSRSEWVVIYDEQDEAVCVEPQSGPPNGLNTAPRLVTPIDPLEMTTTWSWTRL; encoded by the coding sequence GTGAGCAGGAGCGAAGAGAACATCAGGTTGTCCGTCGGCGCGGCCGAGTTGACCGTCGACCCCGTGCACGGCTGCCGGATCAGCAGCCTGCGGATCGGGTCCACCGAACTGCTGCGCCAGGGCGATCGGTACGGCTGCTTCCCGATGGTCCCCTGGTGCGGGCGCACGGGGTACGGGACGTTCCGCAACGGCGACGAGCCCCACGAGCTGCCGCTCAACTCCCCGCCGCACGCCATCCACGGCACCGGCCGGGACACCTCCTGGCGCCCCGCCCACACGGCCGCCGAGGTGGCCGAGGGCCGGGCCGCCTTCTACTACGACCTCGCCGAACCCTGGCCGTACGAGGGCCGGGTGACGCAGACCTTCGAGCTGACCGAGGACACGCTCACGCTGGGCCTCGCCGTCGAGACGTACGGCACCTCCTTCCCGGCCCAGGCCGGCTGGCACCCCTGGTTCCACCGCACCCTCGACGGCCGGGACGCCGAGCTGTCCTTCGACGCCGCCTGGCAGGAGGAGCGCGGCGCGGACCATCTGCCGACGGGGCGGCGCATCGACCCGCGTCCCGGCCCCTGGGACGACTGCTTCGGGATGCCGGACGGTGTGGACGTGAAGCTCACCTGGCCGGAGCGGCTGGAGCTGACGGTGAAGAGCCGCAGCGAGTGGGTGGTGATCTACGACGAGCAGGACGAGGCCGTCTGCGTGGAGCCGCAGTCCGGTCCGCCGAACGGGCTGAACACCGCGCCCCGCCTGGTGACCCCGATCGACCCGTTGGAGATGACCACGACCTGGAGCTGGACCCGGCTCTGA
- a CDS encoding polyamine aminopropyltransferase has translation MIDQQMSLRGGAARLPVRPRTGRFLVLAAVFVCAACGLVYELELVALASYLVGDSVTQASVVLSVMVFAMGIGSLLAKRLRCRAAVGFGMIEAALALIGGSSALVLYASFAWLGDSQYALVGFSLAIGVLIGAEIPLLMTLIQRVDRQDAGGAVADLFAADYVGALVGGLAFPFLLLPMLGQLTGALFTGAVNAAAGGALVLWVFRRDLSPRSRWLLVLANVSVIAVLATATALADDFERAARRAVYGDQVRVAVQTGVQEVVVTGADRDSLGLYLDGRLRVSARDEYRYHEALVHPAMNGPRARVLILGGGDGLAAREVLRYRDVRAVTVVELDPAVTRLARTDPALSELNGHAFQDPRLTVVGSDAFPWLRADHGRYDVVISDLPDPGITASTKLYSAEFYGLIAEALAPDGRLVVHAGPLGARPHTFWTVEASVRAGGLATRPYRVTGRYAGLTASPDRGGGEDREREDWGFLLAAAGEAPQAALAAGGPEPRSLRGRDLREGARAAARSRLPGLLPSTLIHPRYWEDA, from the coding sequence ATGATCGACCAGCAGATGTCGCTGCGAGGGGGCGCGGCGCGGCTTCCCGTACGGCCGAGGACCGGCCGGTTCCTCGTGCTGGCCGCGGTCTTCGTCTGTGCCGCCTGCGGTCTCGTCTACGAGCTCGAACTGGTCGCGCTCGCCTCGTATCTCGTCGGCGATTCGGTCACCCAGGCGTCCGTCGTGCTCTCCGTGATGGTGTTCGCGATGGGCATCGGATCGCTCCTCGCGAAACGTTTGCGCTGCCGTGCCGCCGTCGGCTTCGGGATGATCGAGGCGGCCCTCGCCCTGATCGGCGGCTCGTCGGCACTGGTCCTCTACGCCTCGTTCGCCTGGCTCGGCGACTCGCAGTACGCCCTGGTCGGGTTCTCGCTGGCGATCGGGGTGCTGATCGGCGCGGAGATCCCCTTGCTGATGACGCTGATCCAGCGCGTCGACCGGCAGGACGCGGGCGGGGCCGTCGCCGATCTCTTCGCCGCCGACTACGTGGGCGCCCTGGTCGGCGGGCTGGCGTTCCCCTTTCTGCTGCTGCCGATGCTGGGGCAGTTGACCGGTGCGCTGTTCACCGGCGCGGTCAACGCGGCGGCGGGCGGGGCTCTGGTCCTGTGGGTGTTCCGGCGCGATCTGAGCCCCCGTTCCCGCTGGCTCCTCGTCCTGGCCAACGTCTCGGTGATCGCGGTCCTGGCCACCGCCACGGCGCTGGCCGACGACTTCGAGCGGGCGGCGCGGCGGGCGGTGTACGGGGACCAGGTGCGGGTCGCCGTGCAGACCGGGGTGCAGGAGGTGGTGGTGACCGGCGCCGACCGGGACTCCCTCGGCCTGTACCTGGACGGCCGGCTCCGGGTCAGCGCCCGCGACGAGTACCGCTACCACGAGGCGCTGGTGCACCCCGCGATGAACGGGCCCCGCGCCCGGGTGCTCATCCTGGGCGGCGGCGACGGGCTCGCCGCCCGGGAGGTGCTGCGCTACCGGGACGTCCGCGCGGTCACCGTCGTCGAGCTGGACCCCGCCGTCACCCGACTGGCCCGGACGGACCCCGCTCTCTCCGAGCTGAACGGCCACGCCTTCCAGGACCCCCGCCTCACCGTGGTCGGGTCGGACGCGTTCCCCTGGCTCCGGGCCGACCACGGCCGGTACGACGTGGTGATCTCCGACCTCCCGGACCCGGGCATCACCGCCAGTACGAAGCTGTACTCGGCCGAGTTCTACGGGCTGATCGCGGAGGCGCTGGCCCCGGACGGGCGGCTCGTGGTGCACGCCGGACCGCTGGGGGCCCGGCCGCATACCTTCTGGACGGTGGAGGCCTCGGTGCGCGCGGGCGGCCTCGCGACCCGCCCCTACCGCGTCACCGGCCGGTACGCGGGCCTCACCGCGAGCCCGGACCGGGGCGGCGGGGAGGACCGGGAGCGGGAGGACTGGGGCTTCCTCCTCGCCGCGGCGGGCGAGGCCCCGCAGGCCGCGCTGGCCGCCGGAGGACCCGAACCGCGCTCACTGCGGGGCCGGGACCTGCGCGAGGGGGCGCGGGCCGCGGCCCGGTCCCGGCTGCCGGGGCTGCTCCCCTCGACGCTGATCCACCCGCGGTACTGGGAGGACGCGTGA